Proteins encoded within one genomic window of Esox lucius isolate fEsoLuc1 chromosome 12, fEsoLuc1.pri, whole genome shotgun sequence:
- the LOC105030750 gene encoding alpha-1,3-mannosyl-glycoprotein 4-beta-N-acetylglucosaminyltransferase C isoform X3: MLFILLFCGTFLIVSFLLQHKRTNNKWDLEEATEEMDEWHWPVSSVSWVDQGQYLPLNVSYKLLAGTPPTEQKYLTIGLCSVSRPKDGYLISTLSSVFSHSSATELSAMLVVVLLADFDFKWRKSTVKEIRANFPSQLEQGQLIVVHVPKHFYPPLTGLKRNFNDQPARVTFRSKQNVDYSFLLQYCAGLSLLYLQLEDDVSCSKNFLSAIRGRVQQQEKAGRRSWVTLEFSALGYIGKLYHSEHLPLLARFLFLFYQEMPCDFLFSHFRVLLTQGEAIRFTPSLFQHIGTFSSFQGSFNKLKDVDFEEDLYSNPLADVYTDITVYNDQVAALAWSPGTKTFFWGQSPSAGNHLTVVFKEPVVVTSITVETGSAEGRDRLGSATVELGVQAIEEGTGRTCKEFYIIGSLDGGKMKMTDINKKSVGIATSCLRIRVTASQQEWVIIRKIRITTKEE, translated from the exons ATGCTTTTCATTCTATTGTTTTGTGGAACTTTCCTTATAGTTTCCTTTTTATTACAGCATAAACGAACAAACAATAAATGG GATTTGGAGGAGGCAACGGAGGAGATGGATGAGTGGCATTGGCCTGTTTCCAGTGTGTCATGGGTAGACCAAGGACAGTATCTGCCGCTCAACGTCTCCTATAAGCTTCTGGCTGGAACACCCCCAACTGAACAGA aGTACCTGACCATTGGCCTGTGTTCAGTGAGTCGTCCTAAAGATGGCTACCTGATCTCCACGCTGTCGTCAGTTTTCTCCCACTCCTCTGCCACAGAGCTGAGTGCcatgctggtggtggtgctgCTGGCTGACTTTGATTTCAAGTGGAGAAAGAGCACAGTGAAAGAGATCAGGGCCAACTTCCCTTCCCAGCTGGAGCAGGGTCAGCTAATAGTGgtgcatgtccctaaacacttCTACccaccactgacag GTCTGAAGAGGAACTTTAATGACCAGCCTGCGCGTGTGACTTTCCGCTCCAAACAGAACGTTGACTACAGCTTTCTGCTCCAGTATTGTGCAGGGTTGAGCCTGCTCTACCTTCAGCTAGAGGATGATGTCTCCTGCTCCAAAAACTTCCTGTCTGCCATCAGGGGGCGTGTCCAGCAACAAGAAAAGGCGGGCAGACGCTCCTGGGTCACTTTAGAGTTCTCTGCGCTGGGTTACATTGGGAAGCTGTACCATTCAGAACACCTACCGCTGCTCGCTCGCTTCCTCTTCCTGTTCTACCAGGAAATGCCCTGTGACTTCCTGTTCAGTCACTTCCGAGTGCTCTTGACCCAGGGGGAGGCCATCCGCTTCACGCCCTCTCTATTTCAACACATAGGAACTTTCTCCTCCTTCCAGGGCAGCTTCAACAAACTGAAGGATGTGGACTTTGAGGAAGACCTCTACTCCAACCCACTGGCTGATGTCTATACTGACATAACAG TGTATAATGACCAAGTAGCAGCTCTGGCCTGGTCTCCtggtaccaaaacatttttctgGGGACAGAGTCCCTCTGCTGGAAACCACCTGACTGTTGTCTTCAAAGAGCCTGTGGTAGTTACATCCATTACCGTGGAGACAGGCTCAGCCGAGGGTCGTGACAGACTGGGCTCGGCAACTGTGGAGCTGGGAGTCCAGGCGATCGAGGAGGGAACCGGGAGGACATGCAAAGAGTTCTACATCATTGGAAGTCTTGATGGAGGGAAGATGAAGATGACTGACATCAACAAGAAGAGTGTTGGCATTGCCACTTCCTGTCTAAGGATACGAGTCACAGCTAGTCAGCAGGAATGGGTTATTATCAGGAAGATAAGAATCACCACTAAGGAggaatga
- the LOC105030750 gene encoding alpha-1,3-mannosyl-glycoprotein 4-beta-N-acetylglucosaminyltransferase C isoform X2 encodes MMRCSCKKSITVGAVLFLLTILYLRSTDLEEATEEMDEWHWPVSSVSWVDQGQYLPLNVSYKLLAGTPPTEQKYLTIGLCSVSRPKDGYLISTLSSVFSHSSATELSAMLVVVLLADFDFKWRKSTVKEIRANFPSQLEQGQLIVVHVPKHFYPPLTGLKRNFNDQPARVTFRSKQNVDYSFLLQYCAGLSLLYLQLEDDVSCSKNFLSAIRGRVQQQEKAGRRSWVTLEFSALGYIGKLYHSEHLPLLARFLFLFYQEMPCDFLFSHFRVLLTQGEAIRFTPSLFQHIGTFSSFQGSFNKLKDVDFEEDLYSNPLADVYTDITVYNDQVAALAWSPGTKTFFWGQSPSAGNHLTVVFKEPVVVTSITVETGSAEGRDRLGSATVELGVQAIEEGTGRTCKEFYIIGSLDGGKMKMTDINKKSVGIATSCLRIRVTASQQEWVIIRKIRITTKEE; translated from the exons ATGATGCGGTGTTCCTGTAAGAAGAGCATTACTGTGGGAGCAGTGCTTTTTCTCCTCACTATTCTCTACCTCAGGAGCACC GATTTGGAGGAGGCAACGGAGGAGATGGATGAGTGGCATTGGCCTGTTTCCAGTGTGTCATGGGTAGACCAAGGACAGTATCTGCCGCTCAACGTCTCCTATAAGCTTCTGGCTGGAACACCCCCAACTGAACAGA aGTACCTGACCATTGGCCTGTGTTCAGTGAGTCGTCCTAAAGATGGCTACCTGATCTCCACGCTGTCGTCAGTTTTCTCCCACTCCTCTGCCACAGAGCTGAGTGCcatgctggtggtggtgctgCTGGCTGACTTTGATTTCAAGTGGAGAAAGAGCACAGTGAAAGAGATCAGGGCCAACTTCCCTTCCCAGCTGGAGCAGGGTCAGCTAATAGTGgtgcatgtccctaaacacttCTACccaccactgacag GTCTGAAGAGGAACTTTAATGACCAGCCTGCGCGTGTGACTTTCCGCTCCAAACAGAACGTTGACTACAGCTTTCTGCTCCAGTATTGTGCAGGGTTGAGCCTGCTCTACCTTCAGCTAGAGGATGATGTCTCCTGCTCCAAAAACTTCCTGTCTGCCATCAGGGGGCGTGTCCAGCAACAAGAAAAGGCGGGCAGACGCTCCTGGGTCACTTTAGAGTTCTCTGCGCTGGGTTACATTGGGAAGCTGTACCATTCAGAACACCTACCGCTGCTCGCTCGCTTCCTCTTCCTGTTCTACCAGGAAATGCCCTGTGACTTCCTGTTCAGTCACTTCCGAGTGCTCTTGACCCAGGGGGAGGCCATCCGCTTCACGCCCTCTCTATTTCAACACATAGGAACTTTCTCCTCCTTCCAGGGCAGCTTCAACAAACTGAAGGATGTGGACTTTGAGGAAGACCTCTACTCCAACCCACTGGCTGATGTCTATACTGACATAACAG TGTATAATGACCAAGTAGCAGCTCTGGCCTGGTCTCCtggtaccaaaacatttttctgGGGACAGAGTCCCTCTGCTGGAAACCACCTGACTGTTGTCTTCAAAGAGCCTGTGGTAGTTACATCCATTACCGTGGAGACAGGCTCAGCCGAGGGTCGTGACAGACTGGGCTCGGCAACTGTGGAGCTGGGAGTCCAGGCGATCGAGGAGGGAACCGGGAGGACATGCAAAGAGTTCTACATCATTGGAAGTCTTGATGGAGGGAAGATGAAGATGACTGACATCAACAAGAAGAGTGTTGGCATTGCCACTTCCTGTCTAAGGATACGAGTCACAGCTAGTCAGCAGGAATGGGTTATTATCAGGAAGATAAGAATCACCACTAAGGAggaatga
- the LOC105030750 gene encoding alpha-1,3-mannosyl-glycoprotein 4-beta-N-acetylglucosaminyltransferase C isoform X1 produces the protein MMRCSCKKSITVGAVLFLLTILYLRSTHKRTNNKWDLEEATEEMDEWHWPVSSVSWVDQGQYLPLNVSYKLLAGTPPTEQKYLTIGLCSVSRPKDGYLISTLSSVFSHSSATELSAMLVVVLLADFDFKWRKSTVKEIRANFPSQLEQGQLIVVHVPKHFYPPLTGLKRNFNDQPARVTFRSKQNVDYSFLLQYCAGLSLLYLQLEDDVSCSKNFLSAIRGRVQQQEKAGRRSWVTLEFSALGYIGKLYHSEHLPLLARFLFLFYQEMPCDFLFSHFRVLLTQGEAIRFTPSLFQHIGTFSSFQGSFNKLKDVDFEEDLYSNPLADVYTDITVYNDQVAALAWSPGTKTFFWGQSPSAGNHLTVVFKEPVVVTSITVETGSAEGRDRLGSATVELGVQAIEEGTGRTCKEFYIIGSLDGGKMKMTDINKKSVGIATSCLRIRVTASQQEWVIIRKIRITTKEE, from the exons ATGATGCGGTGTTCCTGTAAGAAGAGCATTACTGTGGGAGCAGTGCTTTTTCTCCTCACTATTCTCTACCTCAGGAGCACC CATAAACGAACAAACAATAAATGG GATTTGGAGGAGGCAACGGAGGAGATGGATGAGTGGCATTGGCCTGTTTCCAGTGTGTCATGGGTAGACCAAGGACAGTATCTGCCGCTCAACGTCTCCTATAAGCTTCTGGCTGGAACACCCCCAACTGAACAGA aGTACCTGACCATTGGCCTGTGTTCAGTGAGTCGTCCTAAAGATGGCTACCTGATCTCCACGCTGTCGTCAGTTTTCTCCCACTCCTCTGCCACAGAGCTGAGTGCcatgctggtggtggtgctgCTGGCTGACTTTGATTTCAAGTGGAGAAAGAGCACAGTGAAAGAGATCAGGGCCAACTTCCCTTCCCAGCTGGAGCAGGGTCAGCTAATAGTGgtgcatgtccctaaacacttCTACccaccactgacag GTCTGAAGAGGAACTTTAATGACCAGCCTGCGCGTGTGACTTTCCGCTCCAAACAGAACGTTGACTACAGCTTTCTGCTCCAGTATTGTGCAGGGTTGAGCCTGCTCTACCTTCAGCTAGAGGATGATGTCTCCTGCTCCAAAAACTTCCTGTCTGCCATCAGGGGGCGTGTCCAGCAACAAGAAAAGGCGGGCAGACGCTCCTGGGTCACTTTAGAGTTCTCTGCGCTGGGTTACATTGGGAAGCTGTACCATTCAGAACACCTACCGCTGCTCGCTCGCTTCCTCTTCCTGTTCTACCAGGAAATGCCCTGTGACTTCCTGTTCAGTCACTTCCGAGTGCTCTTGACCCAGGGGGAGGCCATCCGCTTCACGCCCTCTCTATTTCAACACATAGGAACTTTCTCCTCCTTCCAGGGCAGCTTCAACAAACTGAAGGATGTGGACTTTGAGGAAGACCTCTACTCCAACCCACTGGCTGATGTCTATACTGACATAACAG TGTATAATGACCAAGTAGCAGCTCTGGCCTGGTCTCCtggtaccaaaacatttttctgGGGACAGAGTCCCTCTGCTGGAAACCACCTGACTGTTGTCTTCAAAGAGCCTGTGGTAGTTACATCCATTACCGTGGAGACAGGCTCAGCCGAGGGTCGTGACAGACTGGGCTCGGCAACTGTGGAGCTGGGAGTCCAGGCGATCGAGGAGGGAACCGGGAGGACATGCAAAGAGTTCTACATCATTGGAAGTCTTGATGGAGGGAAGATGAAGATGACTGACATCAACAAGAAGAGTGTTGGCATTGCCACTTCCTGTCTAAGGATACGAGTCACAGCTAGTCAGCAGGAATGGGTTATTATCAGGAAGATAAGAATCACCACTAAGGAggaatga